DNA from Solanum stenotomum isolate F172 chromosome 3, ASM1918654v1, whole genome shotgun sequence:
ATTATCAGTTCTCATAAATCTCCCTTCTTGTTATGCACATTAGACGTCATTTCATTTTGGGGAGGTGGAGTGGAGGGAAATGTTTCAAccagtgttatcaaaagcaaaaagcGAAAAAAAACTCTAAAGGTCTGTTGGGCTTTAAGTGCAAAGGGCAAATAAAACACGAGTAAAAGGCATGAAGGgagaaaaaatatagaaatatgtatttttagtccAAAACTATCAATTATATGAATGATAGATACATggataaagaaattaaaaagtaaattacGGTAAAGTGAAAAATCAATGAGGTCAATGAAGTGAGTGAGAAtcatgaggtctcaggttcaaattTTAGCGGAGACAAAAAAAcgctaggtgatttcttcctatCTATGCTAGCCTTGATGGATAGAGTTACCCGGTATCTATTGCTAGTGGGAGGTGGTAGGTATTCTGtcgaattagtcgaggtgcgtgAAAGCTGGCCTGGACACCGcggttataaaaaaagaagtgaaatatcaattgtttagtgtcgTCTCTTCTGAAGAGGCTCATTGACAAGGAAAAGTATGCCTTAGAACCTTGATAACAACATTGAAGTGCACATTAGCAAGGGGAAATGCTCAACACGTTTTGAGCCTCATTTCAAGGCTTAAGCGCGCTTTTGACAATACTGGTTTCAATGTGAATCTTTACAGGGGTTTAATATAATCCCTTAGTGCATTTTGTGTGGGGAACGAGGCTGAATGAGTTGGTATTGGAGACCAATTCCATCATCCTGTTTTTGGATGCAAAAAAGTATGCAAGGATGAGTCATCTCAAAACCTTTAATCCCAGTGTCACTATTTAATACCGAAGGAGCTTGTATCAATAGCCAGGGGATGAGTGTCTTACTGTATTGGAACTTAAAAAGAGTGATAACCCATAATTTTAATGACCAAATTGTAGGCCTTTTATTTAACGAAATGTTTATTCAATTAGACAAACTCGTAAGTTTCGTTTTAATAAGTAAACTAGTTTTGTATAGAGACATTCCATTTCAGTTCctcaaaaaaataagtaaactaGTTTTCTTCACAGAATATTGCAGCACCAAGAGGGTACTGATGGTATGCAAAATATAGCTAGCTTATCTCTTGTATGTATGTAAGGAGTATATGAAGTCCAAGACTATATCTGGATCATTCGACATTCGTCCTTCCACAAATCTTTAAGTACTGTTGATACCTGgtttttgtgaaacaaaatatgttcACTCTCCCTCTCTAAAAACATCCACGATGTCTTTCTAATCATGCTATTCAAAACATACAGAAATGAATAGTCTTCCTATTTGTTTGTCCCTGTATTTGGACATTGTTTTTCAAATTTCCAGGCAGGCAGGCACTACCACTTTTCCAATTTATGGATtaatttttagggttttatttcccactacattctttttctttttaaatttttttcttgcattaccaaaatattcttaattagaaaAGCCTTATGATGATTAGTAATTAGTTACTTTTAgtaaccaataaaaaaatagttaattttagTATCTGATGGCACTATATGTGTTTTTggttttataattaatatattaagtgaattaaAAACTAGATTTCAATTTTCCACAACATTTGGTTAATTGTTTTTGatcaaaatattcattaatAATGAGCCAAATACATGACATGATTAGATATTCTGATCCagagtttcattttttttttttttgttaatcaaACATATGTAAAAGATCTTATCCGAAGATTACTTACCCAATGGCTCATCCAAGGCAAGGATGACCCATCCAAGGCGAGAATGACTAATCCGGAGATGTTCAATCACGAATTTTTAGACATGAGCCAAAACATGCTCTTATTATGAATCAAAAAACAAGCAGTTGCACTATTACTTATTATTGCTACTAATTTTCAAATTCTACCTTTCTCCACCTACCTCGCTTCCACCTATATTCCCTATTCTATGTTGGAGGAGCAATGCCACAAGTTACAATACCCCTTGCTACTATGATAAATTTCATTAGCACCGTTTATGAGTACCACTCTTAGTTTTGAAACATACTCTGAATGTTGTACCTTCCACAAGACATAGATCAGTGCTGAGTCAGCTCCTTATTTTAAAGTAGCAATGCTGTTGCTGCTGGTTATGACACTCATTTCTGGTATCATAACTTCCACGAGCATCTTAATGTGCATGACACTTGTTTTGGAAAATGCCTGAAGTCTGTTCCTGCCACAAAGATATATAGCTTCTGACTCAGCTTCATAATGCATTTTCAAACTTCTCAGCTTTTGTTTTGTCCAGTCAGACCACATCTAGATTCTAGAGAGTTGGGACTATAGGTAGTTGCAGATGACAAGTTGAACACAACCATATATCTGGAAAAGTGAAAGATAGGGATGACAAATACTTCCAGAAGCTACTTTCCCTCTACCAGATGTTAATTgctctttttcttttgtggtCGTAATATGGAGGAATGAATATTTGAGATTAGGGGAACAACTAATTCTCGGGATCTTTTAGGCTTTAAGGTTTGGGAGGGGATTCGGCACACTTGACTAAATTGTTCTGTGATCTGAATATGGTTTTAACTTCGAATTCATATATGGGCATCCATGTTTTTCACCTTGGCGTTTTAAATTCTTGGGCAATGAATGTGGTGAGTTGTTGATAGAAGTTTCCATCAATTTGCAGGAAATAAGGCAGCTGTGCTCTTATCTATTGGAACTGAAAAGGGCTTCTGCTGAGGAAATGCGCAGAAGTGTCTATGCCAATTATACAGCTTTCATTCGGTGAGTCCTTTATATAGCAGCTACGGACCTATCGTCCCAAACTGAAAACGCCTATGAAATAAGAGAAGCTTCCCATTGAGAATGATAGTTTGACCTGCTACTGCCTTTTCAAACTGTATTATATTCTTTACCTATAGTGTATGACAGATGGATAGCTTTAACTGTTGGGTGTGGTCAGTGCTTACTTGTTTTGTATTTCATTTACTTGCAGCACATCAAAAGAGATATCAGATTTGGAGGGTGAACTGTCATCCATGAAAAACTTGCTATCTACTCAGGCAACTTTAATTCATGGTTTAGCTGAGGGAGTTCATATTGATTCTTTGTCTGATGTTCCCGAGTCCACATCTGATAGCTCTCCTACTGATGACGTTAGGGAGCCTTCAGACCTGGAAAAGTGGCTTACGGAGTTTCCTGATCACCTAGATGTTCTATTAGCTGAAAGGAGAGTAGATGAAGCCTTGTTGAGTCTTGATGAAGGAGAACGCGTAGCATCTGaagcaaaagagaagaaaacgtTAGGTCATGCTGTGCTGTTGTCACTACAAACTGCCATTGCTGAACGTAGGCAAAATCTGGCTGATCAGCTTGCTGAAATTGCCTGTCAACCTTCTACTCGTGGTGCAGAGCTTCGTGCTGCTATTTCAGCTCTTAAAAAGCTCGGGGATGGCCCCCGTGCTCATAGTTTGCTCCTTAATGCACATTACCAGAAATACCAATTCAACATGAAAAATCTTCGTCCATCTAGTACCTCTTATGGAGGAGCTTATACTGCCGCCCTTTCACAGCTCGTATTCTCTGGCATTGCTCAAGCAGCCACCGATTCATTGGCTATTTTTGGTAAAGAGCCAGCTTATACATCCGAACTAGTGATGTGGTCTACTAAGCAGACAGAGGCATTTGCACTTTTGGTCAAAAGACATGCATTAACTTCATCAGCAGCTGCTGGGGGCTTACGTGCGGCTGCAGAATGTGTTCAAATAGCTTTAGGACACTGTTCCTTGTTGGAAGCTCGTGGACTTGCACTTTGTCCTGTGCTTCTGAAGCTTTTTAGACCAAGTGTTGAGCAAGCGTTAGATGCCAACTTAAAACGAATTGAAGAAAGCACTGCTGCTTTGGCAGCTGCTGATGATTGGGAACTCACATATCCACCGTCTGTTACACGCACATCCGGTAGGTCAGCCGGTGCTGTTCTTGGTTCTACAGGGGCATATCAGCATAAACTTTCAAGTAGTGCGCACCGATTCAATTTGATGGTTCAGGTAATGTCATTGTCACAGAATTAGTGACCTGATAAAGATAAATGTGTAATATCTCCACCAGAAGCACCTGCTATTTGTGTCAATATACAACGACCTACTTTAGGTGCCTTCCCTGCTGCACTCTTGCTTACTTTACTTTTCAACACCTTTGGTTTCCACCATTCATAGTTGTTATGTCTGTTTTTAGTTCTTTATATCGTTTTGAAAGATATTTGAAGATTGCGAGCGAAGCAGATATGCCCTTTAGTCCTCCATCATGTGCTTAAATATGTCAGCATAAAAGTATTATTCAGCTTTTCAGAAGACAATCTTTGTCGTCTACCTTTTTTATCTGGTAGTTAGTGGTGTTTGAGTGTACTTACGTCATTAGAAGCACCAGATCTTCCTCAATATGGTCATGGCATGACATACATTCAACATGAAACGTTGTAAGAACATGTCTCTCCTCTTACCATCTCCAGAATATAGATCTGAATTACTTAAACCTTGTATATGCCAACCTTTCCTGTTTATGCAATGCATTTCTTTCTCAACTCTGTTACTGCTTGGCTGTAGATGATCAACACAGATGATTAGCTAGATCTTACTTTGTTATATCAAAACAATGttcttttaattgtttttattggTTACAGTTACTTGAGTGAGTGTTAATCTGTtacttatcaaatttatttctcTTTGCAGCATGAGACCTGCATTCAATGTTTTTAAGCAATCATTTTGTGTATTATGTTGCAAATGGCCCTGATGTCTTTTACTTAATTTAGTTTGCTACGTTCCTACTGCTTATCTAGGATTTCTTTGAGGACGTGGGGCCATTGCTAAGTATGCAGTTGGGAGGGAAAGCTTTGGAAGGTCTATTTCAAGTGTTCAATACTTATGTGAACACTCTTGTAAGAGCATTACCTGGCTCCATGGAGGAGGAAGCCAGCTTTGAAGATTCTGGGAATAAAATTGTTAGAATGGCCGAGACTGAAGCTCAACAAATTGCTTTGCTTGCAAATGCATCTTTATTGGCGGACGAACTACTGCCACGTGCAGCTATGAAGCTTGCTCCCTTGGCTAATCAAAAGGATGATCTTCAACGAAGAGCTTCAGATAGGCAAAGCCGTCACCCTGAGCAAAGGGAATGGAAAAAGCGTCTGGTGAACTCGGTCGACCGATTAAAGGATAGCTTTTGTCAGCAACATGCCCTGGATCTTATTTTCACTGAGGAAGGGGACAGCCATCTCACTGCAGAAATGTATATAAACATGGAGGGAAATGCAGATGAGATGGAATGGTCCCCTTCTCTAATATTCCAGGTGCAGTTTCTCTTCCTGTGTTTCCCTTGCTAGCACTATGAGTCATTAAGTTGTTCAACTACTAAGTGTGCTGAAATATTGATGTCTTTATTATGTGTTAGTTCCTGCAGCATTAGAATTTGCACTTGCCTCTTAGACTCTTAGCAAACATGAGtattttttatacttaaaaaactGTGTAAGAGCTTAGATCTTCATATTTATAGATACTTCATTATTAACagtaaggggtcgtttggtgtgatggataagaaaaaataatcccgggataagttttTAGTACCCTTCAATTCTTTGTTTGGTTACAAAGtgtgggataacttatcctatgattaataattatgattgagataagttatccctaCTTGTGGGTGGAATACTAATCCtaggataacttatcctgggATAAAAATGTAGAATAACAAAAGTACCCCCCTTAAACCCtcttttataaacaaataacttattcttagaaattatgtcatgcattttatttgaatatgacaaaccaaacaatcaataaaaaataatcttagcaTAACTAATCCTATCATAACTAATTCCAACATAACTTGtcttcaaaccaaacgacccctgagaGAACAATGTAAGAGTTGAGATCTTGGTTTCCTGGGTACTTAATTATTAACAATATGATAATAAGCTGTTGTGACATGAGCACCACTTTTTCCTAGTATTTGTTTGTCTTTTGTTTGTATGATTTCAATTTGATTAatgttttggtttggtttttctcgAAGTTTCAGCGGTTGTTTCTGTTTACACAGGATCAACTGTGTATGGTTAATCTATGTATATTGCGATTTTCCAGGAACTTTATGTCAAACTAAACAGAATGGCTGCCATAGCTGCTGATATGTTTGTAGGAAGGGAAAGATTtgcaatgttgttgttgatgaggCTTACAGAAACTGTCATCTTGTGGCTTTCACAAGATCAGAGCTTTTGGGATGACATAGAGGAAGGACCAAGGCCATTGGGTCATCTTGGTCTTCAGCAGGTTTGTAGTTACTGGTATCCACTAATCTTGTTTTTCTCTCCACTGCCAATATGTTTGTAactttatgtttatattgaacTTTTTGTAGGTCTATTTGGATATGAAGTTTGTCACATGCTTTGCTTCGCAAGGACGCTACTTATCTAGAAATTTGCTTCGGGTTGTCAATGACATAATTTCTAAAGCAATGTCAGCCTTTGCTGCAACAGGGATGGATCCATATAGGTATAAACTCTCTCAATTTTACCGAATTCTTATCTGACTGTGAGTACATTTTGCAATGCATTAAAGGGTCGTTTTGTTTGGTACATCAGAAGAAATAATCACAATGCTCTGTTTATTAGTACTGTGATTTGTGGTATATAGCTTTTCATGCCTTGGCTTAACTGTGGACATTGGTGCAGTGTTCTCCGTGAGGATGAATGGTTTACTGAAATTGCTCAAGATGCTATGGAGAAGCTGAGTGGAAAGCCCAAAGTTTCTAATGGGGAAAGGGACCTGAACAGTCCAACTGCCTCTGTCTCAGCCCAATCTATGTCCTCTGTCAGATCTCACGGGAGTTATTGATGTATAATTAATTTTGCTGTTGTAAAATATGTGATGAAAGGTTGATCTGGACTTGGTTAGAAAATGTATTGATAGAAAGCTTCCGTTGGCAAATTTGTAGATTGTGGTGGATGGTAGTGGATTTAGGAAATTCTTTGTAGTGTTCCTGAGGCAAGTATTTGGAATTTGTATatcttgattttattatttgatcTCTAATCCAAAGACGGTTTGTCTCTTGTATATGTTCCCTTACTATCCACTCCAGTTGgtaatatgagatggaagcccatGAACAGTCGTCTTCCTTTTCTATCCAGATTAAGCCTTAATGATGTAATTGTCATAGCGAAGATAGTATGATCTCTCTTTTAATTGCTGCAGTGGTGTCATGAACTACAACTGCTGGTTTGTACCCATATTCTCCATTGCCGATGGGGTTTGAGGTCAATTATAGGTAACTTAACTGGTGAGAATTGTTCAGAATTAAATAAAGCTACCGATTACATAATCCTCTGTCCACAACAAATTAAGCTCtagtatttgaaaataatgtATGTGATTCTAGACACGTGTCGtcagaagaaaacaaaaatggaGTTGATCTATTTAATCTCTCTCCCCTGACATGCAAGTTCTTGTTTGTACGCGAATGAGGACGAACTATTAAAATGTCAAATTAATAGACTTTTTATCAATCAATGCCACCAGAAGTAGGGTACTAAAAAATTCAAGCGATTGCTGGCTTTTGTTGTGAGGGACGAATTGCTCCACCGTAGGTAAGAAGCTCATTACTTCTCTGAATATTAAAATTGATTTGGTAGGTGTCTCTATGATGTTGAAATGTGTGTCTGTTTGTTAAGTCAATTAGTtagttgtttaaattttttaatttggggGTCAACTTTGAAGCCTAATTTCCCAGTCATTTACTTCAATGTTTGCCTTGGCACCCAACAAGTCCAGATTCTTTACTTAATTCATCAGTATACAATTCTATCTTCCACAGTCAAATTACACTACCAGGCCAAGAATAGAAATAATGGTCCTAGTCTGAATCTTCACCAGTTAGTTGTGTACTTGCATGCCCGAGTCTTCAAAATTAgtgtatttctttttatatgttttcaatttaCACAAGTATACTCATCTTAAACCTCTAACATTTCCTATTTGAAGAAACTGCATTATAGTACTTAATACATTTCTAACTGTAAGGTATCTTGTCATCTAAATATTGAAACGCAAGCATGGACTTTTACCAAGTCAACTCCCATATCCACCCCCTAACtacctaataatttttttaatttgtgataTATGGAATAGTTTGAAACGTCTCGACCAATCAATTCAGGTGTTGTCATCAAGCATTGGAGGAGATGAAATTGATCCTACTATTCTCCATCTCACTCTGGGTATGTTCCTCTTTCAGCAATTCACAGAGGAACTTCCAGAATCGCACTTCCAACTTCCAAGTTGGCGTGATTCTTGATTTGGAGTCAATGGTCGGAAGCATGGGACTAAGTTGCATGTCCATGGCGCTCTCTGATTTCTATTCGGTTCATAGCAACTACTCGACGAGGCTTTCTCTTCATGTTAGGGACTCTCGAGGACAAGTCATTGAAGCAGCTGCCGCTGGTACATAAACCTCAGATCCCCTATTCCATGCATTGCATATTATGAACACTCACATGCTGAGTTTGTTTTTGATATGTGCAACTGTAGGTAGGAACTAGGAAGTGATCATGTGACACATTCCATTCATCTATGTGTTGTTCCTTGTACCGCGATTATTGTGTTGTCTTGTTGTAGTTTCTGTTATGTTACTATCTTCTGTTTTTGTTCTgatttgttgtttcttgtacttccGTTGCTCCTTGAACCCAGGAGCTATGGGAAATAGACTCTACCTCTGAGGTAAGGGTATggtctgcatacactctaccctctccaAACCCCTCTTTGTGGAACTACACtaggtatattgttgttgatgatgatgatgatgacgacGACTCTGCCTGTAGTTTGATTGCTAAACCTTAGAAGCTCTTCGGATGTATTAGGGTgagaaattaatcaaatattatttgccTTGTTGCAGGTCTTGATTTGTTGAAAGATGTCAAGGTAGATGCAATCTTAGGTCCTCAAACATCTGGACAGGCCAACTTTCTGATGGATCTTGGAGACAGAGCTCAGGTCCCCATAATTTCTTTTTCTGCAACAAGCCCTTCTCTTCATACTCGAACTCCTTACTTTGTTCAATCCGCTCAAGGCGATGAAACTCAAGTTGGTGCAATTGCTGCCATAGTTAATGCCTTCCAGTGGAGTCAGGTTGTTATCATATATGAAGACTCAGAATATGGGAGTGGCATTGTCCCATACTTATCTAATGCATTCCAAAGCGTAAATGCTCATATTTCATACAGAAGTGTATTTCCTGTTTCAGCAAGTGATGATTTTGTTCTCAAAGAGTTATACAAGATGATGACTTTACAGACAAGGGTGTTTGTGGTCCATATGTCATATACTCTTGGTGCCAGACTCTTTCTGAAAGCCAAGGAAATAGGAATGATGGATAAAGGTTATGCCTGGATCATCACCAGTGGACTAACGGATTCAGTCTACTTGATGGATTCCGATGTTGCTGAAGCAATGCAAGGGGTATTAGGTGTGAAACCTCTTATACCAAAATCTGAACAGCTCAACTCTTTCGCCAATAGATTGAAGAAAAAATCCTTAGAGAAAAGTCCTGGCATCGGACCAGCAGATTTGAGCATTTTTGGTCTGTGGGCATATGATACATTGTGGGCACTGGCTATGGCTGCAGAAAGAGTTGAATTAAAAGAGACACCAAAGGCTTTAGGGAATTCAAGTGTTCATCTCAATGTTTCAGaccttttcaattttaaaacgTCAGGAGTCGGCCCACAACTTCTAAAAGCAATGTCAGAGACAAAATTTGAGGGGCTTTCTGGGAAGTTCCACCTTGTAGATGGTAAGATGGAGTCATCATCCTATCAGATAATTAATGTGGTTGGAAGTGGACAGAAGAAAGTCGGAATATGGATTCCATCACATGGAATTAGGAGGGAACTGAACATGAACAGTACCACAACTAATCATACAAACTCCAGGGAATATATCAGGAGTATCATATGGCCTGGTGATTCAACAGTTGTGCCCAAGGGCTGGGAAGTTCCAATGTctggtaaaaaattaaaaattggaGTGCCAGTGAAAGCTGGTTTCACAGATTTCATTAGAGTCACAAGGGATGGTCAGGCTAATGCCCGCATCAGTGGATTCTACATAGACGTGTTCAAATCTGTCATGGAAGCGTTGCCATATGCTGTGCCATATGAGCTTGTTCCCTTCGAATATCCTGATGGCTCTAGTGCAGGAACTTATAATGATCTTATTCACCAAGTGTTTCTTGGGGTAAGCTAGTCGGACTTAGGTGTCTTCAAGACTATATTTTTCATTACTAACTTCAATCTGCAATGATGCAATGAATGCAGAACTATGATGCTGCAATTGGAGATATAACTATCACAGCGAACAGATCAAAATATGTGGACTTCACGTTGCCATTTGCAGAAGGAGGAGTTCTTACCATTGTGCCAACCACGTACGAAGATGTCAACGATATATGGGCTTTCCTAAAGCCCCTAAAGAAAGAACTCTGGCTCACAAGTATAGCATTATTTTTTCTCACGGGTCTGACAGTCTGGATACTTGAACATAGGGTAAGCTCTGCCTTTCGGGGACCTCCTTCTCAGCATGTTGGCATGATCTTCTACTTTCCCTTCTCAACACTAGTATTTGCACACCGTGAGTAGTAACttaatctttcattttttttattttgttctatAATAGAGTATAAGACTCATGAATATGTATGTATTATCTGCTTGCATTGTAGGAGAAAAAATAGTGAACAATTTAGCTCGACTGGTTGTAGTGGTATGGATGTTTGTCATACTCATCCTGAGCTCCACTTACACTGCAAGCTTATCGTCAAGATTAACCGTACAAAGGCTTCAACCATCAATCACAGATGTCGGTGAACTCATCAAGAAAAGAGAATTTGTGGGCTGCCAAGAAGGCTCATTCATAGTGGACTTCTTGAAAAAACAAGGATTTGAGGGGTCCAGGATTAGGACATTCACTTCCCCATATGACTGTGATGAAGCCTTGTCTAGAGGAAGTAAAAATGGTGGCATATCAGCATTCTATGACGTCATTCCCTACTCCAAGCTCTTCCTATCCAATCATTGTGACAAATACATGACAGTTGGGCCTACCCATCGCACTGACGGCTTTGCCTTTGTAAGACCTTTTGATCTCCCTTGAGTGAAGTTTTACTATAGGTGCTAAGGCATGGGCCTCATCGTCCATAGGCTTTGTTTTAAACAAGGCAGCACTAGACAATACAATACATTGATTGTTAACAAACAGTAGTACTATTGGATTTTTATTATTAGgaatgacaaataaaattttagtatAAAAAAACTAGCTTAAAgaataactaattaaaaagcACATGTTCTGATTGATGAGATTTTTACTTCACATATTTGTTTTAGTTCTCTTGCTCAAATAGTTAGTATTTTTCTTCGTCAAAGTTTGTGCTTAAAGCTCCAACAGACATTGACATTTCTCTGTTAGAGCGAATGTGTTTTGTGCTGCAAATGAGTATCTCATGCTACTCCGAAAATCAAACAGGCTTTCCCTAAAGGATCTCCTTTAGTTGCTGATGTGTCTCGTGCGGTCATCGAACTAACAGAGAATGGGAAGATACTGGAAATGGAGCAAAATTGGTTGAGGAATGAACCAACCTGTGCAGGACAAGAAGAGAGTATGAACTCAATCACGATCTCGTTGCAGAGTTTCAAAGGCCTTTTTGCCATTACTGGAGGAGTTACAGCAATATGCCTCCTCGTTTTCATAGCCAGTTACCTCTACAGGTATAGAGATTTCCATGGGAGAATCTCGAATTCACCAATCACAATTTGGTCAAAAGTTGTAGCTATTTGCAGACATTTTGATGAGAGATCTCTATCATCTGGACTGTCACCACAAGATAAACTTCCAGAAGCTACAATTATTTGTTCAGAAAATTCTATCCAACCAACAGATTTGCCAAGAAGTCATGAAATAGTGTCGTCTGCACCAGAAGATGCCAGTGGAGCGATTCATTTGGAAGACATGTCTTCTGCACAACACTCAGGAGTAGTCCATCCATCTGCATAACTGAACTGAagataattttcctttttttcggCTTCTGTAAAGTACATATTACCAACTAATTGTGCAGTTTTATCATTTCTCACTTGTTAACCTTTTCTGTGCCTCATCTTTCTGATTATAAGGGGATAATGAGAATCGAACGACTGcatttaactataaaaaattACTCTGCCCCCCATATCAAATAGCcaacataatttgaaattaaaacaacctaaaatatctcaacaacattCATAATTCAAGTTCATCTTAAACTAGACAACTTATTTTGCTAAAAGTTaactaaaatcaaatttcaacaaaattacCTCCATCATTCTTGTCAACGTCCTAGCCAACAACGCCAGTAATGGAGCACCTGATAAATCAACACACAATATGATAGTGTCAAGCATTGCTCATTTtttgcatttatttttttttcttttttatcgcGTCAACATATTCACTTACGTTAATAGTTGTTAGTCTTAAT
Protein-coding regions in this window:
- the LOC125857791 gene encoding exocyst complex component EXO84B-like — translated: MASVKSSRSRAHAVTQSKGINKDTGPKLEENLNVFKSDNFDADAFVQSKCHSLNEKEIRQLCSYLLELKRASAEEMRRSVYANYTAFIRTSKEISDLEGELSSMKNLLSTQATLIHGLAEGVHIDSLSDVPESTSDSSPTDDVREPSDLEKWLTEFPDHLDVLLAERRVDEALLSLDEGERVASEAKEKKTLGHAVLLSLQTAIAERRQNLADQLAEIACQPSTRGAELRAAISALKKLGDGPRAHSLLLNAHYQKYQFNMKNLRPSSTSYGGAYTAALSQLVFSGIAQAATDSLAIFGKEPAYTSELVMWSTKQTEAFALLVKRHALTSSAAAGGLRAAAECVQIALGHCSLLEARGLALCPVLLKLFRPSVEQALDANLKRIEESTAALAAADDWELTYPPSVTRTSGRSAGAVLGSTGAYQHKLSSSAHRFNLMVQDFFEDVGPLLSMQLGGKALEGLFQVFNTYVNTLVRALPGSMEEEASFEDSGNKIVRMAETEAQQIALLANASLLADELLPRAAMKLAPLANQKDDLQRRASDRQSRHPEQREWKKRLVNSVDRLKDSFCQQHALDLIFTEEGDSHLTAEMYINMEGNADEMEWSPSLIFQELYVKLNRMAAIAADMFVGRERFAMLLLMRLTETVILWLSQDQSFWDDIEEGPRPLGHLGLQQVYLDMKFVTCFASQGRYLSRNLLRVVNDIISKAMSAFAATGMDPYSVLREDEWFTEIAQDAMEKLSGKPKVSNGERDLNSPTASVSAQSMSSVRSHGSY
- the LOC125857789 gene encoding glutamate receptor 2.8-like, translated to MKLILLFSISLWVCSSFSNSQRNFQNRTSNFQVGVILDLESMVGSMGLSCMSMALSDFYSVHSNYSTRLSLHVRDSRGQVIEAAAAGLDLLKDVKVDAILGPQTSGQANFLMDLGDRAQVPIISFSATSPSLHTRTPYFVQSAQGDETQVGAIAAIVNAFQWSQVVIIYEDSEYGSGIVPYLSNAFQSVNAHISYRSVFPVSASDDFVLKELYKMMTLQTRVFVVHMSYTLGARLFLKAKEIGMMDKGYAWIITSGLTDSVYLMDSDVAEAMQGVLGVKPLIPKSEQLNSFANRLKKKSLEKSPGIGPADLSIFGLWAYDTLWALAMAAERVELKETPKALGNSSVHLNVSDLFNFKTSGVGPQLLKAMSETKFEGLSGKFHLVDGKMESSSYQIINVVGSGQKKVGIWIPSHGIRRELNMNSTTTNHTNSREYIRSIIWPGDSTVVPKGWEVPMSGKKLKIGVPVKAGFTDFIRVTRDGQANARISGFYIDVFKSVMEALPYAVPYELVPFEYPDGSSAGTYNDLIHQVFLGNYDAAIGDITITANRSKYVDFTLPFAEGGVLTIVPTTYEDVNDIWAFLKPLKKELWLTSIALFFLTGLTVWILEHRVSSAFRGPPSQHVGMIFYFPFSTLVFAHREKIVNNLARLVVVVWMFVILILSSTYTASLSSRLTVQRLQPSITDVGELIKKREFVGCQEGSFIVDFLKKQGFEGSRIRTFTSPYDCDEALSRGSKNGGISAFYDVIPYSKLFLSNHCDKYMTVGPTHRTDGFAFAFPKGSPLVADVSRAVIELTENGKILEMEQNWLRNEPTCAGQEESMNSITISLQSFKGLFAITGGVTAICLLVFIASYLYRYRDFHGRISNSPITIWSKVVAICRHFDERSLSSGLSPQDKLPEATIICSENSIQPTDLPRSHEIVSSAPEDASGAIHLEDMSSAQHSGVVHPSA